A single region of the Deltaproteobacteria bacterium genome encodes:
- a CDS encoding glycosyltransferase family 39 protein: MAKTSTRPVQPDEAGDSPPAPAESEPRGETALPRAPLGRPGWRHTLAVVLICAGVYMPTLGSFGMFDPWETHYTEVARQFMVRGDWLSTWWQNGTGPEGLSETNFWSKPVGSFWLSGLSLRLFGYDGQTTGEQITMGRIEWAVRLPFFLCALFGIYCSFLMVSRLFGRRAGLLSAIVMATAPMYFMIGRQAMTDMPYVGLMSGGIALLALAIFGEREELPRRTLRLGKRSLSWPHAPSYYFFLLAFLGVLALLMLAIVPALLRVPLAFTLGGRQVSGALVMLVYAVLAAIVVWMSRKTQTRNELYLYGFYMAIAYAGVAKGLIGSLQPGLVFLVYLLASREWRVLADLALMRGILIALCVFAPWYHGMVTRYGQAFWNELFGTEQFRRLTIGEQSQAKGTFEYYVGQLGYGLFPWIAFLPGALVRGFLLPHREGRSAQDRARLFIYVWFVTAIALFTLTLTKYHHYILPAIPPAAILIGIYLDDLIEQRARGLWASLILAGGLLAMVALDLVKQPAQWVWMYTYLYGGNWGDGAPAAGPILLYAALSGGALLLYFVPRLRKVAVWGTVAVALTVGAYTLNWYQVKCGPHWSQKKVLQTYYKLRRSPEDQLIAWQFNWRGETWYTAAKVVVSKSLDNAAITQWLKERPNRRFFFITERGRYGSLSSILPSDRGRQTLRIVDDSNVHYVLAMADI; encoded by the coding sequence ATGGCGAAGACGAGCACCCGACCCGTGCAACCGGACGAAGCAGGCGACTCGCCCCCCGCACCCGCCGAGAGCGAACCTCGAGGTGAAACCGCCCTGCCGCGCGCCCCGCTCGGCCGACCGGGCTGGCGCCACACCCTGGCCGTGGTGCTCATCTGCGCCGGCGTCTACATGCCGACCCTCGGCAGCTTCGGCATGTTCGACCCGTGGGAGACGCACTACACCGAGGTCGCGCGCCAGTTCATGGTGCGTGGAGACTGGCTCTCCACCTGGTGGCAGAACGGGACGGGCCCGGAGGGGCTCTCGGAGACCAATTTCTGGTCGAAGCCCGTGGGTAGTTTCTGGCTCTCCGGCCTGAGTCTTCGCCTCTTCGGGTACGACGGGCAGACGACGGGCGAGCAGATCACGATGGGGCGCATCGAGTGGGCGGTGCGGCTTCCCTTCTTCCTGTGCGCCCTCTTCGGCATCTACTGCAGCTTCTTGATGGTCTCGCGACTCTTCGGCCGCCGGGCCGGGTTGCTCTCTGCGATCGTCATGGCCACCGCGCCGATGTATTTCATGATCGGCCGGCAGGCGATGACGGACATGCCCTACGTGGGACTCATGTCCGGCGGCATCGCCCTCCTCGCGCTGGCCATCTTCGGCGAGCGGGAGGAGCTGCCTCGCCGAACCCTCCGGCTCGGAAAACGCTCCCTGAGCTGGCCCCACGCGCCGTCCTACTACTTCTTCCTCCTGGCCTTCCTCGGCGTCCTCGCACTGTTGATGCTGGCCATCGTCCCCGCCCTGCTCCGCGTGCCGCTCGCCTTCACCCTCGGCGGACGGCAGGTGAGCGGCGCGCTGGTCATGCTGGTCTACGCGGTCCTCGCGGCGATCGTGGTCTGGATGTCGCGCAAGACGCAGACGCGGAACGAGCTCTATCTCTACGGCTTCTACATGGCCATCGCGTACGCCGGGGTGGCCAAGGGGCTCATCGGCTCGCTCCAGCCGGGGCTCGTGTTCCTCGTCTATCTGCTCGCGAGCCGCGAGTGGCGCGTCCTGGCCGACCTGGCGCTGATGCGCGGGATCCTCATCGCCCTCTGCGTCTTCGCCCCCTGGTATCACGGCATGGTCACGCGGTACGGCCAGGCCTTCTGGAACGAGCTCTTCGGCACCGAGCAGTTCCGCCGCCTGACGATCGGCGAGCAGAGTCAGGCCAAGGGAACCTTCGAGTACTACGTGGGGCAGCTCGGGTACGGGCTCTTCCCGTGGATCGCCTTCCTCCCCGGCGCGCTGGTCCGAGGCTTCCTGCTTCCGCACCGGGAGGGACGGAGCGCCCAGGACCGTGCGCGGCTCTTCATCTACGTCTGGTTCGTGACGGCCATCGCGCTCTTCACGCTGACGCTGACCAAGTACCACCACTACATCCTTCCGGCCATTCCGCCGGCGGCGATCCTGATCGGTATCTACCTGGACGACCTCATCGAGCAGCGGGCTCGCGGCCTCTGGGCCTCCCTGATCCTCGCCGGTGGCCTGCTGGCCATGGTGGCGCTCGACCTGGTCAAGCAGCCGGCGCAGTGGGTCTGGATGTACACCTACCTCTACGGCGGGAACTGGGGTGACGGCGCTCCCGCGGCCGGTCCCATCCTGCTCTACGCGGCGCTCTCGGGCGGGGCGCTCCTGCTCTACTTCGTGCCGCGCCTGCGGAAGGTCGCGGTATGGGGCACCGTCGCGGTGGCGCTCACTGTCGGGGCCTACACCTTGAACTGGTATCAGGTGAAGTGCGGGCCGCATTGGAGTCAGAAAAAGGTACTGCAGACCTACTACAAGCTCCGGCGGAGCCCCGAGGACCAGCTCATTGCGTGGCAGTTCAACTGGCGCGGCGAGACCTGGTATACCGCGGCGAAGGTGGTGGTCTCGAAGAGCCTCGACAACGCGGCCATCACGCAGTGGCTCAAGGAGCGACCGAACCGTCGCTTCTTCTTCATCACGGAACGGGGACGCTACGGCTCGCTCTCGAGCATCCTCCCCTCCGACCGTGGCAGGCAGACGCTCCGCATCGTGGACGACTCGAACGTCCACTACGTCCTGGCCATGGCGGACATCTGA
- a CDS encoding phosphoribosylformylglycinamidine synthase subunit PurQ, with amino-acid sequence MSSPRPVRVLVLSGFGINCEAETAHAFRLAGAEPQVVHVNDLLERSEQLAQAQLLAFPGGFSFGDHLGAGRALANRLRARLAGPLERFIADGGLVLGICNGFQTMVRLGLLPAGRPGPQKVTLAHNACGTFYDGWVTLAADPSSPCVFTKGIDRLELPCRHGEGQLLGSAHVVAELESDALVPLRYVDPATGRPTQVWPLNPNGSTGGMAGLCDRSGRLFGLMPHPEAFLYRENHPAWRRRPPRRGEGLVLFENAVEACRRDGA; translated from the coding sequence ATGTCTAGCCCTCGCCCCGTCCGCGTGCTGGTGCTCTCCGGCTTCGGGATCAACTGCGAGGCCGAGACGGCGCACGCCTTTCGCCTGGCGGGGGCCGAGCCGCAGGTCGTGCACGTCAATGACCTGCTCGAGCGGTCGGAGCAGCTCGCGCAGGCCCAGCTCCTCGCCTTCCCCGGAGGCTTCTCCTTCGGGGACCACCTCGGTGCGGGGCGGGCGCTCGCTAATCGTCTGCGCGCGCGTCTCGCGGGCCCCCTCGAGCGCTTCATCGCCGACGGCGGCCTCGTGCTCGGCATCTGCAACGGGTTCCAGACGATGGTACGCCTGGGCCTACTGCCCGCGGGCCGACCGGGTCCCCAGAAGGTGACGCTCGCGCATAACGCCTGCGGCACCTTCTACGACGGATGGGTCACGCTCGCTGCGGATCCGAGCTCGCCGTGCGTCTTCACGAAGGGGATCGACCGCCTCGAGCTCCCCTGCCGGCACGGCGAAGGGCAGCTGCTCGGTTCCGCTCATGTCGTGGCGGAGCTCGAAAGCGACGCGCTCGTCCCCCTTCGGTACGTGGACCCTGCCACGGGGCGACCCACGCAGGTCTGGCCGCTGAACCCGAACGGCTCGACGGGCGGCATGGCCGGGCTGTGCGACCGGTCGGGGAGGCTCTTCGGCCTGATGCCCCACCCGGAGGCCTTCCTCTACCGGGAGAACCACCCGGCCTGGCGACGCCGCCCCCCGCGGCGGGGCGAAGGACTCGTCCTCTTCGAGAACGCCGTGGAAGCGTGCCGGCGCGACGGAGCCTGA
- a CDS encoding phosphoribosylformylglycinamidine synthase: MRLEVGARPGAPDPRGESAARAARQFLQLPVTRVRTRTVYKLHGAFSDEQLARIREALTDPIVEESACGRLPLEGAAWVVAVGYRPGVTDNVAHTARTFVADLLELHAEDVAGRPEVYTETLYLVEGPTLTPEGAARLGRELLANELIERVRCFSRADYEAAPEDLELPLAGATVDPVAVAVPLPEDAEGLQALSRDRMLSLNVGELRAIRAHFQDPAVADRRSAAGLPPSPTDLELECFAQTWSEHCKHKIFAANIVYTDEAGRSSRIQSLFKTFIVQPTRELARQVDWLVSVFDDNAGVVRVAPELHVAYKVETHNSPSALDPYGGAITGIVGVNRDPFGTGIGASLLANVWGYCLASPFHEGPIPEGLLHPRRIREGVHRGVIDGGNQSGIPYARGFELFDPRFLGKPLVFCGTVGLMPALVRGQPSEQKAILPGDLVVMVGGRIGKDGIHGATFSSEALHGASPAQAVQIGDPITQKMMTDALLEARDLGLYRAITDNGAGGLSSSVGELARLSGGAELDLEKCPLKYAGLMPWEIFLSEAQERMTLAVPAESLEALLALCRAREVEATAIGRFTDDGSLRLRYAGSCVGELDLEFLHGGCPVMELEASWESPAPPTPDELGIELAVQEPGALLLGLVGRLNLCARTDKCRQYDHEVKGLSVVKPLVGVRGDLRADAAVMRVAHGRDEAILLAEGIAPRLADLDPAAMTTWVVDLAVRRIVAGGGRLGAMAGLDNFCWPDPVQSEQTPDGRQKLGALVRTCEALAEMTRALGVPLISGKDSMKNDSVKGGVKISIPPTLLFSALGWIPDAARALDLVPGGAGEELYLVGETGAELGGSELWAMLAESRGEVRTLGGAVPRVSPEVCRRACEAVADAHAEGWITCAHALHLGGLGVGLATMALAGGLGCEVELERVASPGRVLDPRVALFAETGGRFLLGVTASDAPAFEAHLRARQLPFGRLGRFTAGSTLRVTRGDRPVLACELSELRARYEEPFGGAAADV; encoded by the coding sequence GTGCGACTCGAAGTCGGGGCCCGTCCCGGGGCCCCCGATCCTCGCGGTGAGTCGGCGGCGCGGGCGGCCCGGCAGTTCCTTCAGCTACCCGTCACCCGCGTGCGGACGCGCACCGTCTACAAGCTCCACGGGGCCTTCAGCGACGAGCAGCTGGCCCGGATCCGGGAGGCGCTGACCGACCCCATCGTCGAGGAATCCGCCTGCGGACGCCTCCCCCTGGAGGGCGCGGCGTGGGTCGTGGCGGTCGGGTATCGACCCGGCGTCACCGACAACGTGGCCCACACGGCACGGACCTTCGTGGCCGATCTGCTGGAGCTCCACGCGGAGGACGTGGCCGGCCGACCCGAGGTCTATACCGAGACGCTCTATCTCGTGGAGGGTCCGACGCTGACCCCCGAGGGGGCGGCGCGACTCGGCCGCGAGCTCCTGGCGAACGAGCTCATCGAGCGCGTGCGGTGCTTCTCGAGGGCCGACTACGAGGCGGCGCCCGAGGATCTGGAACTGCCTCTCGCCGGGGCGACGGTGGACCCGGTGGCGGTGGCGGTACCCCTGCCGGAAGACGCCGAAGGCCTTCAGGCCCTGAGTCGGGACCGCATGCTCTCCCTCAACGTCGGCGAGCTGCGAGCGATCCGGGCGCACTTCCAGGATCCGGCGGTGGCGGACCGACGGAGCGCCGCGGGGCTTCCCCCGTCGCCCACGGACCTCGAGCTGGAATGCTTCGCCCAGACCTGGTCCGAGCACTGCAAGCACAAGATCTTCGCCGCCAACATCGTCTACACCGACGAGGCCGGGCGCAGCTCGCGGATCCAGTCCCTCTTCAAGACCTTCATCGTGCAGCCCACGCGCGAGCTCGCGCGCCAGGTGGACTGGCTGGTCTCCGTCTTCGACGATAACGCCGGCGTGGTGCGGGTGGCTCCCGAGCTGCACGTGGCCTACAAGGTCGAGACGCACAACTCGCCGAGCGCGCTGGATCCCTACGGTGGGGCGATCACCGGGATCGTCGGAGTGAACCGCGACCCCTTCGGGACGGGGATCGGCGCCAGCCTGCTGGCCAACGTCTGGGGCTACTGCCTCGCGTCGCCGTTCCACGAGGGGCCGATTCCCGAGGGTCTGCTGCACCCGCGGCGGATCCGCGAGGGGGTGCACCGGGGAGTCATCGACGGGGGTAACCAGAGCGGGATCCCCTACGCGCGGGGCTTCGAGCTCTTCGACCCGCGCTTCCTCGGCAAGCCGCTCGTCTTCTGCGGCACGGTCGGCCTCATGCCCGCCCTGGTGCGCGGTCAGCCGAGCGAGCAGAAGGCGATCCTGCCGGGGGATCTGGTCGTGATGGTGGGGGGCCGGATCGGCAAGGACGGGATCCACGGCGCCACCTTCTCGAGCGAGGCGCTTCACGGGGCCTCACCGGCGCAGGCGGTACAGATCGGCGACCCGATCACGCAGAAGATGATGACCGACGCGCTCCTCGAGGCGCGCGACCTCGGGCTCTACCGGGCGATCACAGACAACGGCGCGGGGGGCCTCAGCTCCTCGGTGGGGGAGCTGGCGCGGCTCTCGGGCGGCGCGGAGCTCGACCTCGAGAAATGCCCGCTGAAGTACGCGGGCCTCATGCCCTGGGAGATCTTCCTCAGCGAGGCGCAGGAGCGCATGACGCTGGCCGTGCCCGCTGAGAGCCTCGAGGCGCTGCTCGCCCTCTGCAGGGCGCGGGAGGTGGAAGCCACCGCGATCGGGCGTTTCACCGACGACGGTAGCCTGCGGCTGCGGTACGCCGGGAGCTGCGTGGGTGAGCTGGACCTGGAGTTCCTCCACGGCGGGTGTCCCGTGATGGAGCTCGAGGCGAGCTGGGAGAGCCCCGCCCCTCCGACCCCCGACGAGCTCGGTATCGAGCTCGCGGTCCAGGAGCCGGGGGCGCTGCTCCTCGGGCTCGTGGGACGTCTGAACCTCTGCGCGCGGACCGACAAGTGCCGGCAGTACGACCACGAGGTGAAGGGCCTCTCGGTGGTGAAGCCCCTCGTGGGGGTTCGCGGGGACCTCCGTGCCGACGCCGCGGTGATGCGCGTGGCGCACGGCCGCGACGAGGCGATCCTCCTCGCGGAGGGGATCGCCCCGAGGCTGGCCGACCTGGATCCCGCGGCCATGACGACCTGGGTGGTGGATCTCGCGGTGCGGCGGATCGTGGCCGGCGGCGGGCGCCTCGGCGCGATGGCGGGGCTCGACAACTTCTGCTGGCCCGACCCCGTGCAGTCCGAGCAGACCCCCGACGGTCGTCAGAAGCTGGGCGCCCTGGTGCGGACCTGCGAGGCCTTGGCGGAGATGACGCGCGCCCTCGGTGTGCCGCTCATCTCGGGCAAGGACAGCATGAAGAACGACTCGGTGAAGGGGGGCGTGAAGATCTCGATCCCCCCTACCCTCCTCTTCTCTGCGCTGGGGTGGATCCCCGACGCGGCGCGCGCCCTGGATCTCGTTCCGGGCGGCGCTGGAGAGGAGCTCTACCTGGTCGGCGAGACGGGGGCCGAGCTCGGCGGATCCGAGCTCTGGGCCATGCTGGCCGAGAGCCGCGGCGAGGTGCGCACGCTGGGGGGCGCGGTGCCGCGGGTTTCGCCCGAGGTCTGTAGACGCGCGTGCGAGGCGGTCGCCGACGCGCACGCCGAGGGCTGGATCACGTGCGCCCACGCGCTGCATCTGGGCGGCCTCGGCGTGGGGCTGGCCACGATGGCTCTCGCCGGAGGTCTGGGGTGCGAGGTGGAGCTGGAACGCGTCGCCTCGCCGGGCAGGGTGCTGGATCCCCGTGTCGCGCTCTTCGCGGAGACCGGCGGCCGATTTCTCCTCGGCGTGACCGCGTCGGACGCTCCGGCGTTCGAGGCGCACCTCCGCGCGCGGCAGCTGCCCTTCGGCCGGCTCGGACGGTTCACGGCGGGGAGCACGCTCCGGGTAACCCGTGGCGACCGACCGGTGCTCGCGTGCGAGCTCTCCGAGCTGCGCGCGCGCTACGAGGAACCCTTCGGCGGAGCAGCGGCCGATGTCTAG
- a CDS encoding serine/threonine protein kinase, whose translation MIQLPEQFGRYRLLTRLAVGGMGEIFLGRHRNAEGVDRLVVVKRILPHLTRDTDFVSYFVHEGRIASLLSHPNVVQTYELGRLGEQYYIAMEYISGPTLVRLLASALQRHRQLSIPLILHLATRLARALEYVHARKDLEGRPLQIIHMDLAPHNVLVDPDAEPRLLDFGIARAAGMSQAHVRRDFRGRSAYLAPEQLDGLPVDQRVDLFALGIIMHEMALGRPLFRARSESQTVTRILHAPIPVPRQARADCPEALSRIILKALRRDRDERYQEAAEILRDLDACGATHGLLAPVTQLRAELGHLMHTGTLARIYEQPTPSAADPSEFERQGTTIV comes from the coding sequence GTGATCCAGCTCCCCGAGCAATTCGGACGCTACCGGCTGCTGACCCGTCTCGCCGTGGGCGGTATGGGCGAGATCTTTCTCGGTCGCCACCGCAACGCCGAGGGGGTGGATCGGCTCGTGGTGGTCAAACGCATCCTCCCCCACCTCACGCGCGACACCGACTTCGTCAGCTACTTTGTCCACGAGGGGCGCATCGCGTCGCTGCTCTCCCACCCGAACGTCGTGCAGACCTACGAGCTCGGGCGCCTCGGAGAGCAGTACTACATCGCCATGGAGTACATCAGCGGCCCTACCCTGGTGCGCCTTCTGGCCTCGGCCCTCCAGCGGCACCGCCAGCTTTCTATCCCCCTCATCCTCCACCTCGCGACGCGCCTGGCGCGCGCTCTCGAATACGTGCACGCCCGCAAGGACCTCGAGGGGCGGCCGCTGCAGATCATCCACATGGACCTGGCGCCCCACAACGTCCTCGTGGATCCGGACGCCGAGCCTCGATTGCTCGACTTCGGCATCGCACGCGCCGCGGGGATGAGCCAGGCCCACGTGCGACGGGACTTTCGCGGCCGGAGCGCGTACCTGGCTCCCGAGCAGCTCGACGGGCTGCCGGTAGACCAGCGCGTGGATCTCTTCGCGCTCGGGATCATCATGCACGAGATGGCGCTCGGCCGACCGCTCTTCCGGGCCCGCTCAGAGAGCCAGACCGTAACGCGCATCTTGCACGCCCCCATCCCCGTTCCGCGCCAGGCGCGGGCCGACTGCCCCGAGGCGCTGAGCCGCATCATCTTGAAGGCGCTCCGGCGGGACCGGGACGAGCGGTACCAGGAGGCGGCCGAGATCCTGCGCGACCTGGATGCGTGCGGCGCGACGCACGGCCTCCTGGCCCCCGTCACCCAGCTGCGCGCCGAGCTTGGGCACCTCATGCACACGGGAACGCTGGCCCGCATCTACGAGCAACCTACGCCGTCGGCCGCGGATCCCTCCGAGTTCGAGCGCCAGGGCACGACCATCGTCTGA
- the larE gene encoding ATP-dependent sacrificial sulfur transferase LarE → MPATSSSQSKLDALRAILRAMDSVVVCYSGGVDSAFLLKVAFEELGPRCVALTAISPSLPGRERGEAESLASALGVRHLQRQSSEVADPRYAANPTDRCYFCKSALMQLAEAVRIEEQARYVLLGTNCDDLGGHRPGLKASSEAAARHPLVEAELGKQEIRELSRDLGLPTWDKPQLACLASRFPYGTAIDVERLGRVERFEDGLADLGFRGSRVRFHESVARIELPLEQLARAVEPEVRGALVALGRRLGFAYVTIDLAGYRTGAMNETLSEALRGPDEQEVRKAQRVVDPPH, encoded by the coding sequence ATGCCAGCTACGAGCAGTTCGCAGAGCAAGCTGGACGCGCTGCGAGCGATCCTGCGCGCCATGGACAGCGTCGTGGTCTGCTACTCGGGTGGCGTGGACTCCGCCTTCCTGCTGAAGGTGGCGTTCGAAGAACTCGGCCCCCGCTGCGTGGCGCTCACGGCCATCTCTCCCAGCTTGCCAGGACGCGAGCGAGGAGAGGCGGAGTCCCTGGCCTCCGCGCTCGGGGTGCGGCACCTGCAGCGCCAGTCGTCGGAGGTGGCGGACCCTCGCTATGCGGCCAATCCGACCGACCGCTGCTACTTCTGCAAATCGGCCCTGATGCAGCTCGCCGAGGCGGTGCGGATCGAGGAGCAGGCGCGCTACGTCCTGCTCGGCACGAACTGTGACGACCTCGGTGGACACCGGCCGGGCCTCAAGGCCTCGAGCGAGGCCGCCGCGCGGCATCCCCTCGTCGAGGCGGAGCTCGGCAAGCAGGAGATCCGCGAGCTCTCGCGCGACCTCGGCCTGCCGACCTGGGACAAGCCGCAGCTCGCCTGTCTCGCGTCGCGGTTTCCGTACGGGACGGCCATCGATGTCGAGCGGCTCGGCCGCGTGGAGCGCTTCGAGGACGGACTCGCCGACCTCGGCTTTCGCGGCAGCCGCGTCCGGTTCCACGAGAGCGTGGCGCGGATCGAGCTCCCGCTCGAGCAGCTCGCTCGAGCCGTGGAGCCGGAGGTTCGGGGAGCGCTCGTGGCCCTCGGTCGCCGTCTCGGCTTCGCGTACGTCACGATCGATCTCGCGGGCTACCGTACCGGTGCGATGAACGAGACGCTCTCGGAAGCTCTGCGAGGGCCCGACGAGCAAGAGGTCCGCAAGGCCCAGCGGGTCGTCGATCCCCCTCACTGA
- a CDS encoding PilZ domain-containing protein — protein MSAHHEKREFPRAEVFAQVQISQDAEVHIMSTSNISRGGVFIQGSPADYPDLRVGAVVDLQIFASEGSELGDDVSCRAKVVRTQPVGTKATGPGFGLQFLDIDPENVRRLEALLRRTSGR, from the coding sequence ATGAGCGCACACCACGAGAAGCGAGAGTTCCCTCGAGCGGAGGTCTTCGCACAGGTCCAGATCTCCCAGGACGCGGAGGTGCACATCATGTCCACCTCCAACATCAGCCGCGGTGGCGTCTTCATCCAGGGGAGCCCTGCCGACTACCCGGACCTCCGGGTGGGCGCGGTCGTGGACCTGCAGATCTTCGCGTCGGAGGGGAGCGAGCTCGGCGACGACGTGAGCTGTCGGGCCAAGGTGGTGCGCACGCAGCCGGTCGGGACCAAGGCCACGGGCCCCGGGTTCGGCCTGCAGTTCCTCGACATCGATCCGGAGAACGTTCGGCGCCTCGAGGCGCTGCTGCGGCGGACCTCCGGGCGCTAG
- a CDS encoding right-handed parallel beta-helix repeat-containing protein: MRRHSGLRELGLLGVAAVASFVLLTGCRGSSAPPTDGALPSLDGAPRDLARADRARRADARSPDAWLLDVGADLLPPTALHVASLEDGQVGSGSFGDPYRDLQWAMDQAPSGATLFLRAGTYRARPTRYVDPTCGNCGDASFREPIVATRGFLVTGKGLHLVGEQAERTLLVTSAGYGLVFENAGRSSVHGVTVTGGRRDPDGRATNGAIVVRRSELVVDRVRVVGNDGLRRPEQHVDRPAEGPVVGVAGIVGREGARLVVAHSIVEDNSWDGIVLYRGDPEAVDGAPRAEVTSCRVGCTVDCVVRHGRGVGIAATWDASLTVTGSVVQNYWKGIGAFGRSVVHARNNLVRRQVGWGVVVTDQATLFADNNVVVDNGTTGVAAWTSTVRGRLVNNVVMGNGRAQEEWVGKRTGLWFNASADRFRVAYNFFFDNRAADACQGGRPGGLPCIPLAFDGIEGNRMLDPRLGGAPDYRPLPDSPVRDGGDPAVRDRDGSCSDVGLYGGPDGVRMLP; this comes from the coding sequence ATGCGCCGGCATAGCGGGCTACGAGAACTCGGGCTTCTCGGCGTCGCCGCGGTTGCCTCGTTCGTCCTCCTCACCGGCTGCCGGGGTTCCTCGGCGCCGCCGACGGATGGCGCCCTCCCCTCTCTCGACGGAGCTCCGCGGGACCTGGCGCGGGCGGACCGCGCCCGTCGCGCCGACGCCCGGTCCCCCGACGCGTGGCTCCTCGACGTCGGCGCTGACCTCTTGCCCCCGACGGCGCTGCACGTGGCGAGCCTCGAGGACGGACAGGTGGGGAGCGGGAGCTTCGGCGATCCGTACCGTGACCTGCAGTGGGCCATGGACCAGGCGCCCTCGGGGGCGACCCTCTTCCTGCGCGCTGGAACGTATCGAGCGCGCCCGACGCGCTACGTGGATCCCACCTGCGGCAACTGCGGGGACGCTTCCTTTCGCGAGCCGATCGTGGCCACGCGCGGCTTCCTCGTGACCGGCAAGGGGCTGCACCTCGTCGGTGAGCAGGCCGAGCGCACGCTCCTCGTCACTTCGGCGGGCTACGGCCTGGTCTTCGAGAACGCCGGGCGGTCGAGCGTGCACGGGGTGACCGTCACCGGAGGGCGTCGCGACCCCGACGGCCGCGCGACGAATGGGGCCATCGTCGTGCGCCGGAGTGAGCTCGTGGTGGACCGGGTCCGCGTGGTGGGAAACGACGGGCTGCGCCGCCCCGAGCAGCATGTGGACCGACCGGCCGAGGGCCCGGTCGTGGGAGTGGCGGGGATTGTCGGGCGCGAGGGGGCCCGGCTGGTGGTGGCGCATTCGATCGTGGAGGACAACAGCTGGGACGGGATCGTGCTCTACCGAGGAGACCCGGAGGCGGTGGACGGCGCGCCGCGGGCGGAGGTGACCTCGTGCCGGGTCGGCTGCACCGTGGACTGCGTGGTGCGGCACGGGCGAGGCGTGGGGATCGCCGCCACCTGGGACGCGAGCCTCACCGTGACCGGCAGCGTGGTGCAGAACTACTGGAAGGGGATCGGAGCCTTCGGACGCAGCGTGGTGCACGCGCGAAACAACCTGGTCCGGCGACAGGTGGGCTGGGGGGTCGTCGTGACCGATCAGGCGACGCTCTTCGCGGACAACAACGTGGTCGTGGACAACGGCACGACGGGCGTCGCGGCCTGGACCAGCACCGTCCGGGGGCGGCTGGTGAACAACGTGGTGATGGGGAACGGCCGCGCGCAGGAGGAATGGGTGGGCAAGAGGACGGGCCTCTGGTTCAACGCCTCGGCGGACCGGTTCCGGGTGGCCTACAACTTCTTCTTCGACAACCGCGCGGCCGACGCCTGTCAGGGAGGTCGTCCCGGGGGCCTGCCGTGCATCCCGCTCGCGTTCGACGGGATCGAAGGGAACCGGATGCTGGACCCCAGGCTGGGGGGCGCGCCCGATTACCGTCCGCTGCCCGACTCCCCCGTTCGAGACGGCGGAGACCCGGCCGTCCGCGATCGCGACGGCTCGTGCAGCGACGTGGGCCTCTACGGAGGGCCCGACGGGGTGCGGATGCTGCCCTGA